Genomic segment of Negativicutes bacterium:
GTCATATAGGCACTGGTAAAGATAACAAACAGTGCCGGTGTTAAATTTATAAAAATAATAAGTTTTAGTAACTTTTTAAATAAGAGCCTATCATTCAAATTTTTTGTAAAGCCTAACATATTTTCAAATATCAGTCCTCTCTTAGTGGATAATTATATTACATTTTATCATAAAATAGCGATTTAAACCAAATTAATATAATATTTACACGCAAGAACAGATGTTCTATAATGAAAATAAGATTAATAAGGTGATGAATAAAATGAAAAAAATTATTATGCATGTTGATATGGATGCTTTTTTTGCGGCAGTTGAACAAAATGACAATGATTGTTATAAAAATAAACCGGTAATAGTTGGTGGTTGCGGTAAGCGTGGTGTTGTCGCAACTGCTTCTTATGAAGCTAGATTGTTCGGTGTTTTTTCGGCAATGTCGATTGCTAAGGCGAAAAAATTATGCCCGGAGGGGATTTTTTTGCCTTGCAATCATAATCGTTATAGTAGTATTTCGAAAGAATTCTTTAAAATCTTAAATGAATTTTCGCCTTGTGTTGAACCCTTATCAATAGATGAAGCTTTTCTGGATTTAACCGGGATGGAAAAAATTTTCAATAATATAGAAGACTATGCTCGAAAATTAAAAAGCCGAGTTTACGAACAGTTGGGTCTTGTTGTTTCAGTCGGTGTTGGCAGTAATAAGTTTATTGCTAAATTAGCCTCAGACCTTGAAAAACCAAATGGATTAGTAATTGTTAAACCGGGGCAGGAATATGATTTGTTAAAAGATAAGCCTGTTAGTATATTATGGGGTGTTGGAGCGAAAAACAATCAAAAATTAAAAAGTTTGGGGATTTATAAAGTTGAAGATTTATTAAAAACTGAGTTTAAAATATTGTTAGATCACTTTGGTCCTTCCGCTTATAAATTAGTTGATTTGGCCCAAGGAAAAGATGAGCGTCAGGTTGTGGGAGTGAGAGAGCCTCAATCAATTGGCAAGGAAGAAACCTTTGAAGTTGATTTGGTCAATACGGCAGCAATAAAAAAAGAATTATTAGCACTGTCAGAAAAGGTTGGATGGCGGTTAAGACAAAAAAAATATTTGGCACAAAAAGTAACTTTGAAAATTAAATTGAAAAATTTTCAGGTTATAACTTGTAGTGAGAGTTTGGTAGAGGGCACGAATTACGATGAAGTAATTTATGATATTGCCTGTAAATTATATGAGCAGATTGAGGTTAAAGAGGCTATTAGGTTATTGGGAATAACGGCCGGTAAACTGCTGAAGGGTAACACTATTAATTTATTTGAAAACACTGATGATAGAAAAAAGGCTTTGTACAATGCGATTGACAGTTTGAAAGAAAAATTTGGAGAAACGGTGATAACTAAAGCAAAATTACGCTGAATTATAATAAAAATTAATCCTGACAACAAAAACTTGGTAAAAGTTGTAGTATAGGGTTAGGAAAATAATAATAAGGGGAGTATTGGTTATAACCAATACTCCCCTTATAAAAAGAAAAAACCCGCAGTGTCGCCCCTTGTTATGTCCAAACCTGTGCCTTACACAGGTGGGCATCCTATTTTTGTTTTTGCCTTCCGGCTGAACCGGCTCGGCAGCTGCAAAAAAATCAGATTCCCATTTCAAAAAAGTAGGTTGGACATAATTAAGGAAAGCGTGCACCTCAGGTATAGATGATACTGTTTTCAAGGCTTATAATATCACGAAATAGCACAATATGCAATTTTAAAAAATGATAACAAGTGCCCTAAACGCTATAAATAACTGATTTTAACGGTGATTTAGCAAAAAAATGAATGAAATGTCATTTGACAATCTTAAGATAAAATTATTGGATAATTTTTATAAATACTGTTAAAATAGTAATGTTATTAATATTGTTGAGGAGAGAGAAAATGAGCGAGAACAAAACAATGAATGTCATATTAGTTAAACCTGGTTGTGATCCGGAAATTTGCAGAATTCCGGATGATGTTAAATTACAAATCGAAACTATTTCAGATTTGTTAGAAGGTAATTTTGCCAGTTGTGAATTATTGGATTTAGGTAATGGGGCATCGCTACATTTATTAGTAAATGATTTGGCAGTGCCACTAGGTTTAGCACCAAATAGAACTTTTCCGGCACCTAATGATCATGAGGTTATTTTTGGCACGGTGATTTTCTTGGCGATGGGTGAAGCGAAAAATGCCAAAGTGCAAATTCCGATGCATATGACGGATGAAGTTTGTTTGCAAATAATTGAGCAAATTAAAATTGCGTTTACACCTTGTCGTGGTGATGAAAAGCCTAATCCGGCTACTGAAATATATCGTGAAAATGTTGGGACGGCGGAAGAACGTAGTTTCAAATGGCAAGAAATAGCTTGTCCAGAACAAATTATTAAAACTTTAGGTAATGGTAAAGTTAAAATGGTTGATACTGGTGAAAATGAAACAGTGATAGAAATAAACGGACGCTACTTCAAGCAAGTTACAATTGCTAGTGGAGCAGCGCCGATTCAATAATTATACAATTTTAAAAAATCTCATTATTTGAGATAATTTATATAATAATTTAGTATAAGTTCCGGAAGACTGTAGCAATTTATTTTTAATTGCTATATCTTCCGGTCTTTTTATTTTAGGATCTGACAAGTATAGTGCTAATAAGCCTTTAACAATTGTTTCGTTAAAAATAAAATCGGTAGTATTAGCGGTTTTAGCTAGAGCTTCATTTTTAAATAAAATCAGTCGAGATAACTTTTCTTCTGTCCCAGTATAATATGTTAAAAAATTCAAATCATTATGCTCAAGATCTTCAGTGTAATCGATAAAATAGTCTAGTAAAATGTGCAATCCGGTAATCCAAGGGAAATAAGCCTCCTTATGTAATTTAATATTAGAAGGCGTAATTTGAGAATTGTTGGCTAAAGCACACAACATAAAAATTCCGAGAGTTGATCCAGTAGCAGCAGCAAACTCCCAATGACTAATAACATTAGTATAACGATTAGCGATTTTAAGCCAATTTAGTAGCTTTTCTTCTCTTAGTGTTGGAGTTAAGTGTTTATATGTTTGCAGGTCACTGTACAATGAGCCTAACGTTAAGATATCGTATTTTATCAAATTGTAACTGGGAAAGCGTTGAATTTGATATTGACAAGTTGTTACTAATTTTTTTAAATAACCACCGTCTTTAGTATAAGGATAATACAGGTAATAATCTTTACATTTTTGAGTAGGATCTAAAGCGTCGGTAATAGCCAGATGAAGTTGGCGAAAAGCCTGCTCATCATTTACTTCAACTCTGTCACAAAGATTATCAAGATAATCACTAATAGTTTGGAAGGCTACGATGAACTTTACAAAATTATTAATATCAACATCCGGTAACATGCTGTAAAAACTACCACCCTGACAGTGGAATTTTTTATCTTTTAAGCTAGCTAAGGCTTGAATTTTTAATTCGCCGGAAATAGACAATCTAACGAAATTTTCCCAATAATATATTTCTTTATCTACCTTGGGTAAAATATCGTGTACGAACTTGTTGACCAGATAGATACTTTTCATGCTATTAATCATAAGGGCCTCCCCATATTATCGATATAACTTGTTTTATATAGTTTGTACTGTTATAATTCAATCATACCTTAAATTGTAAATAATAATCAAGAATTATACTATAACCTAGGGGGATGTATTTATGCAAATGGATTTTTGTGTGGCGATTCATTTTGAGGATGACTATGGTTTTATTAAGTATAATGTAGCGACAAAGCAAGTGATGATTGTTTTAAATAATGAAGTTAAGAAACAAGAAATACTGGAATTTTTAAATAGCGAACTGTCAGTTAATTTACCCAATGATACATTAATGGATTTTTCTGCTAAAGTTGTAGAGCCTTTGGCTAGTTTAGCTGATTTAAAAATTGCCTTAACTAGACTTTGGGATAATACAGGGGTTTTAGTTGATTGGAGTAGACCGGTAGAATGTTAAGAAAAAACCTTCGATAATTTATCGAAGGTTTTTTGAAAAACTGCTACAGGCTCAGGATGTTAAGTTGTGGATAAACACAGCGACTTATCCACAAAACTATCCACAAAACAGAAGTAAGTGTGGATAAGTCGCTGTATAATCAAGAAATATTAAGGTTTTACTTGTGGAAAACTTTTTATTATAAAATAATAGAAAATAAAGGTTGACTTTGTTTATTATAAATGATAAAATAATTTTCGTTGGTTAGCAAAACAATATGACTCCGTAGCTCAGCTGGATAGAGTATTTGACTACGAATCAAAGGGTCGCAGGTTCGAATCCTGCCGGGGTCACCATTTAATAATTTAAAGCTCGTATTTGATACGAGCTTTTTTGTTATTCTATAATAAAACTGTTTTTAAGGATGTTTTCAATATCCTGGCGATTTGGTAGCGGCTTAGTATTGCTAACGTTAGGAGATTGAAAAGTTTTAGCGACAAATAAACTAAGTTCATTTCTTGATAAACTGGTTTTAGGGCCTAACAATGTTTCCAATAATACACCGAAATCAGTGATAGTTTGCATATTTAATAAGCTCAGGACTTTATTAATAAGTTCATGCTGATAATTATTGATAAAGCTCAGATATTGATAGAGCAATAAACCATTAGCTTTGCCGTGCTCAATGTTTTTATAGAAGGTTAGGGAATAACCCATAGCATGGACTGCAGTGGTGCCGGTTTGAGATATAACTACGCCGGCTAACATTGAAGCATACAATAGTTCGATGCGGTCTTCAAGTGTTAATGTCCCTAGTGTTTTTGGTAGAACTTTACCGAGGATTTTTAGTGCTTTTTCAGCAAAAATATTACTGGTTTCAGTTGCTTTTGCTGAAAGGTAACCTTCTAAAGCATGTGACAATGCATCGATGGCGGTATTGATTGTTATTTCTTGTGGTAATTTCATAGTGTACTTAGCATCCAGAAAGGCTACTTTAGGAAAAATAGCTGGACTGTTGATGCTTTTTTTTGTTTCATTAAGATTATCCGTCAAGACGGCGTAAGGTGTAACTTCGCTACCGGTACCGGCAGTAGTAGGAATAGCGATAATAGGTAAGGGCGGTTGATTATAAATACCGGAAAACAACTGTTTTTCATCAATATTATTTTTAGCTAATATTGCAATAGCCTTGGCGGCGTCTAAGGGTGAACCGCCTCCAATCCCGATAATAAAAGAGGGGTTAGTTTTCTGAGCGATTTTTGCAGCTTCTTGCACTTCTTGAATGCTGGGATTACTATTTATTTCATTATATAAAGTATAGTGAATATTGTTTTGTTCCAAAATAAATCGGACATCATTTAAAGAGCCGTTTTGGGCTGATGATTTTTTGCCAGTGACGATAAAAGCTCTAGACCCTAACGTTGTAAAAACATTACTGTGGTCTTTTAGGCAATCTATGCCACATAATACTCTGGTTGGCATGAAAAAATTAAGCATATGCAAAGACTCCTTTTCGTTAGAGGAATTTTAAAACTTCTTTATAGGTTTTAAAACCACCATCAAGATTTTTGCAATTAAAACCATGTTGCTTTAAAATGCGACAAGCTAGATAGCCTCTTAAACCTACCTGACAGTAAACATAAATAGTTTGATCTGTTGGTAAATCAGTAAGACGAGAGCGTAGTTGACTTAAGGGGATATTAATAGAGTGTTGAAGTTTTTCAAAGTTATGCTCGGATGGCTCTCTAACATCTAATAAGAACATTTCTGGCGAATTATTAATTAATTCATGCCATTGGAATGTTTGGAGGAGGTTCCCTAAAACATTTTCCGCCAGATAACCCGCCATATTTACCGGATCTTTGGCAGAAGAAAATGGCGGAGCATAACAAAGTTCTAAGTCTGCTAAATCTTCAATGGTTAGATTTCCTTTAATAGCAGTGGCGATAACATCAATACGTTTTTCGACCCCAGCTGTGCCTAGTGCTTGAGCTCCGAAAATCTTACCGTCAATTTTAGAGAACAGTAGTTTTAACGAAATCGGGCTGGAATTTGGATAATAGCCGGCATGCGATCCGGGATGTAGATGGATTACCTTATAGTCAAGATTATTTTTTTGTAGTTGCAGCTCATTTAAGCCCGTTGTTGCAATTGTTAAATCGAATAATTTGACAACGGCGGAGCCTAAGACGCCATGATAAGGAGCTTTGATACCACAAAGATTATCCGCTACTAAGCGTCCTTGGCGATTAGCCGGTGAAGCTAGTGGTAGCATTGTTTGAGCTTGAGTAATGTAATGAGGAACTTCGATGGCATCGCCAACCGCATAAATGTGAGGATCAGAAGTTTTAAAATATTCATCAACAACTATTCCGCCGGCGTTGTTTAGGGTGAGCGCGGCTGTTTTGGTAAAAGCAGTTTCCGGCTTTACACCGATGGATAAAATTGTTAAATCGGTATGAAGCTCGGTATTATCGTTTAAAATCAGCGTAGATCCTTGGTCTTTAATTTCTTTTAAGCCGTTGTTGAGGATTAAGGTAATGCCATTTTCGATGAGCTTATTTTGAGCAATGGCGGCCATTTCAAAATCAAGTGGTGGTAAGATTTGTTTAGCCATTTCAATAATAGTAACAGCAAGACCTAAATGCTTAAGATTTTCAGCCATTTCAAGGCCAATGAATCCGCCACCGATAATAGTAGCAGTTTTTGGCTGATTAATATTAATGAAGGTTTTAATTTTATCGGTATCAGGAACATTGCGTAAAGTAAATAAATTTTTAGCCTCGCTTAGTCCGCTAATCTTTGGCAGAAGAGGGCTAGCGCCAGGTGATAAAATTAATTTATCATAAGTTTCCAGGTAAGTTGTTTGTGTTTTTAAATCTTTAACAGTGACTGTTTTATTAACTTTATCGATTTCAATAACTTCATGAGCAACGCGAGCCTGTATATTAAGATGGTTTTTTAACATAGTTGGTGTTTGTAAAAATAAAGAGTCGCGATTTGGTATAACATTGCCAATGTAGTAAGGTAAACCACAGTTGGCAAAAGAAATATAGTCCCCTTTTTCTAAAATGATAATTTCAAGATTTTCATCAAGGCGTCGTAATCTAGCTGCTGCAGAAGCACCGCCGGCTACGCCACCGATAATAACAATTTTTTTACGCATTGGTAAGTCCTCCCTTGTGAAGTATAATAAAAAACTATATACTTTTATTATATAACAATTATTATTAATTACCATTAATTTAATGTTATATTCTAAATTTATTGATTGATTGACCAAGTAATAAGTGCGTGATAAGATAAAAACATTAATCGACGTTGTCTTTGGATTAAAGTTAAATAGTGTGAGGTAAAAAAATGATCAGTGTAACAAAATTATTGTTTTCTACAGAGTATTTTGGCGATTCTTTGCGATATCGTCATGGTTCGAAAAATGCTAAAAATGGTGTAGCGGAAGGAACCGGTCCGGTTGTAGTGTGGAATTCAACCAGAACTTGTAATCTTACTTGTCGTCATTGTTATATGAGTTCTGATGCAAAAAAATATGAAGGTGAATTAAATACTGCTGAGGCTAAAAGATTTATAGATGATTTAGCAGAATTTAAGGTGCCGGTATTGTTATTTTCTGGTGGGGAGCCTTTGCTCAGACCAGATTTTTTTGAGTTAGCACAATATGCAGCTGACAAAGGAATTAGACCAACTTTATCAACTAATGGAACGTTAATTACCGCGGAAGTTGCGCAAAAGATTAAAGACATCGGTGTAGGTTATGTGGGGATTTCCTTAGATGGTTTAGCGGATGTTAATGATAAGTTCCGTGGCAAAGAAGGGGCATTTGAATTAGCAATGGCTGGGATTAAAAACTGTGTAGCAGTTGGCCAAAGAGTGGGGTTACGCTTTACGATTAATCGTCATAATTTTTTGGAACTGGATAAAATATTTGATTTTATCGAGGCGGAAAATATTGATAGAGTTTGTTTTTATCATTTGGTTTATTCGGGGCGTGGTAATGAAATGATGGAAGAGGATGTTACTCCTGAAGAATCACGTCAAGCGATGGATATTATTATTAGACGAACTAAAGATTTTGAAGAGCGTGGTCTGAAAAAAGAAATATTAACTGTTGATAATCATTGCGACGGTGTTTATATGTATGTTAAAGCGGTTCAAGAGGGTGATAATGCCTTGGCAGAACAAATTAAAAAGTTGATTTCGATGAATGGTGGCAATAGATCGGGGATTGCTTTTGGTGAGGTTGATCATTTAGGTTATGTTCATCCTGATCAATTTACACAACACCATACTTTTGGCAATGTTAGAGAACGTAAATTTGGAGACATTTGGACTGATGTTAATCATCCGATTATGGCAGGGTTGAAAGATCGTAAAACTTTATTAAAGGGGCGCTGTCAAAAGTGTCAATACCTTGAAAATTGCAATGGTAATTTTAGAACTAGAGCAGAAGCTGTTACCGGCGATTTTTGGGAGTCTGATCCGGCCTGTTATTTGACTGATGAAGAAATAGGTTTAACAAAAGGAGATAAGTAAATGATTATTTCTTGGAATACAACCAATGCTTGTAATATGTATTGTGATCATTGTTATCGTGATGCTGGTTGTCAAGCGGAAGAGGAATTAAATACAGCACAAGCAAAAACCTTATTGGAACAAATTGCTAAGGCTGGTTTTAAAATTATGATTTTTAGTGGCGGTGAACCGCTAATGCGCCCTGATATTGTTGAATTGGTAAGTTATGCCACTTCGTTAGGGTTAAGACCGGTTTTTGGTACGAATGGAACCTTGATTACGAAAGAATTGGCACTACAATTAAAAGAAGCTGGAACAATGGGGATGGGAATTTCGCTGGACTCATTGGATCCTAAAAAGCATAATGAATTTCGCAAGTTCCCTAATGCTTGGGAAGGTGCGGTTCAAGGGATGAGAAATTGTCGTGAAGTTGGGTTAGCGTTTCAAATACATACTACTATTATGGATTGGAATGAAAGCGAAATTGAAGCAATCACAGATTTTGCAGTAGCTGAAGGCGCGGTCGCGCATCACTTTTTTTTCTTAGTACCAACTGGTAGAGCGGTTACAATTGAAGCGGAAACTTTAAAGGCTCAGGCGTATGAAGATACTTTGACCCGTATTTTAAATAAGCAAAAAGAAGTATCAATTGAGTTAAAACCGACTTGTGCTCCGCAATTTATGAGAATTGCTAAACAAATGGGGCTGAAAATGCGATTTGGCAGAGGTTGCTTGGCGGGGACTTCGTATTGTATTATCAGTCCGAAAGGGCAAGTTCAACCTTGTGCGTATTTGAATATTCCGTTGGGTGATGTTCGTGAAACACCATTTGATGAAATTTGGCGCAATAATGAAGTCTTAAATGAATTAAGAACCTTAAATTATAAAGGTGGTTGCGGTGAATGTCCATTTAAACAAGCTTGTGGTGGTTGTCGTGCTAGAGCGGCTTATTATAATGATGGTGATTATATGGCGGAAGAACCATGGTGTTTATATCATGGTAGAACCGGACAAAAATAAAAAAGTAGTGTCTCATAATACTGAGACACTACTTTTTTATGATAAGGTGGTAGTAATAAGTTGATGAGCGATAGCATGATTAAACATTTCAGTGGAAGAATATTTTTGCCAGAGCGCTTGAACTTTTTGTTGATATTCTTCAATAGAGATGGGGGCTTGTAGTTGCTTGTTAATACAGGAACTTAAGCTGTCATAAAACTCCGGTGTTAGAGTGATATTACGTAACGCTAAAAGTGTATTTAAATTGTTATTTACTAAAAATAAAGCTAGATCACTTTGAGGGTTTGTTAAATTCGGTAATTGATTTTTAGGTAGAGTGCAGAGACAAGATGGGCAATCGCCCCAATCATTTAAGATCCCCTCAACCTTATATAAAAAAAAGATAATATTGTCTTCGAAAAATAATGCTATCTCGATTTGACCGGTGCGAAAAGCTTCTATGGCAATCAAATCACTATTATTTAACTTTAAGATAAACATTGGCCCGTTGACATCGAATTGGAATAAGCCGCCTTCGCCACTGGCTTTAATTGGTAGTGGAAAAGCTTCGCCAACTTGAAAATTTGTATATGACATAATAATCCTCCTATAGTTAATACAGCTTAAATCTTACCATAAATAATAACAAGTGTTAAATACACTGGAAAATATTTAGAAAATAATATACAATTAAAAAATAGTAAATCATTTAGGTTACTAACAGCTATAGGAGGTTGAAGCATGAATATCCATGAATATCAGGGTAAAGAGGTATTAAGAAAATATGGTGTAACAGTACCAAATGGTAAAGTTGCTTTTTCGGTAGAAGAAGCAGTTTGTGCAGCTAAGAAACTGGGTTCACAAGTATGTGTGGTTAAAGCACAGATTCATGCAGGTGGTCGTGGTAAAGCTGGTGGCGTAAAAGTTGCTAAAAATATAAATGAAGTTGAAAGCTATGCTAAAGAAATTTTAGGCAAAACTTTAATAACTCATCAAACCGGTCCTGAAGGTAAGGTTGTAAAACGTCTGCTGATTGAGGAAGGTTGTGACATCAAAAAAGAATATTACATTGGCTTAGTGCTAGATCGTGTTACTTCGCGGGTCGTGTTAATGGCATCAGAAGAGGGTGGAACTG
This window contains:
- a CDS encoding DNA polymerase IV, encoding MKKIIMHVDMDAFFAAVEQNDNDCYKNKPVIVGGCGKRGVVATASYEARLFGVFSAMSIAKAKKLCPEGIFLPCNHNRYSSISKEFFKILNEFSPCVEPLSIDEAFLDLTGMEKIFNNIEDYARKLKSRVYEQLGLVVSVGVGSNKFIAKLASDLEKPNGLVIVKPGQEYDLLKDKPVSILWGVGAKNNQKLKSLGIYKVEDLLKTEFKILLDHFGPSAYKLVDLAQGKDERQVVGVREPQSIGKEETFEVDLVNTAAIKKELLALSEKVGWRLRQKKYLAQKVTLKIKLKNFQVITCSESLVEGTNYDEVIYDIACKLYEQIEVKEAIRLLGITAGKLLKGNTINLFENTDDRKKALYNAIDSLKEKFGETVITKAKLR
- a CDS encoding CoA-disulfide reductase — protein: MRKKIVIIGGVAGGASAAARLRRLDENLEIIILEKGDYISFANCGLPYYIGNVIPNRDSLFLQTPTMLKNHLNIQARVAHEVIEIDKVNKTVTVKDLKTQTTYLETYDKLILSPGASPLLPKISGLSEAKNLFTLRNVPDTDKIKTFININQPKTATIIGGGFIGLEMAENLKHLGLAVTIIEMAKQILPPLDFEMAAIAQNKLIENGITLILNNGLKEIKDQGSTLILNDNTELHTDLTILSIGVKPETAFTKTAALTLNNAGGIVVDEYFKTSDPHIYAVGDAIEVPHYITQAQTMLPLASPANRQGRLVADNLCGIKAPYHGVLGSAVVKLFDLTIATTGLNELQLQKNNLDYKVIHLHPGSHAGYYPNSSPISLKLLFSKIDGKIFGAQALGTAGVEKRIDVIATAIKGNLTIEDLADLELCYAPPFSSAKDPVNMAGYLAENVLGNLLQTFQWHELINNSPEMFLLDVREPSEHNFEKLQHSINIPLSQLRSRLTDLPTDQTIYVYCQVGLRGYLACRILKQHGFNCKNLDGGFKTYKEVLKFL
- a CDS encoding tetraprenyl-beta-curcumene synthase family protein gives rise to the protein MINSMKSIYLVNKFVHDILPKVDKEIYYWENFVRLSISGELKIQALASLKDKKFHCQGGSFYSMLPDVDINNFVKFIVAFQTISDYLDNLCDRVEVNDEQAFRQLHLAITDALDPTQKCKDYYLYYPYTKDGGYLKKLVTTCQYQIQRFPSYNLIKYDILTLGSLYSDLQTYKHLTPTLREEKLLNWLKIANRYTNVISHWEFAAATGSTLGIFMLCALANNSQITPSNIKLHKEAYFPWITGLHILLDYFIDYTEDLEHNDLNFLTYYTGTEEKLSRLILFKNEALAKTANTTDFIFNETIVKGLLALYLSDPKIKRPEDIAIKNKLLQSSGTYTKLLYKLSQIMRFFKIV
- the nirJ1 gene encoding putative heme d1 biosynthesis radical SAM protein NirJ1; the encoded protein is MISVTKLLFSTEYFGDSLRYRHGSKNAKNGVAEGTGPVVVWNSTRTCNLTCRHCYMSSDAKKYEGELNTAEAKRFIDDLAEFKVPVLLFSGGEPLLRPDFFELAQYAADKGIRPTLSTNGTLITAEVAQKIKDIGVGYVGISLDGLADVNDKFRGKEGAFELAMAGIKNCVAVGQRVGLRFTINRHNFLELDKIFDFIEAENIDRVCFYHLVYSGRGNEMMEEDVTPEESRQAMDIIIRRTKDFEERGLKKEILTVDNHCDGVYMYVKAVQEGDNALAEQIKKLISMNGGNRSGIAFGEVDHLGYVHPDQFTQHHTFGNVRERKFGDIWTDVNHPIMAGLKDRKTLLKGRCQKCQYLENCNGNFRTRAEAVTGDFWESDPACYLTDEEIGLTKGDK
- the nirJ2 gene encoding putative heme d1 biosynthesis radical SAM protein NirJ2; this encodes MIISWNTTNACNMYCDHCYRDAGCQAEEELNTAQAKTLLEQIAKAGFKIMIFSGGEPLMRPDIVELVSYATSLGLRPVFGTNGTLITKELALQLKEAGTMGMGISLDSLDPKKHNEFRKFPNAWEGAVQGMRNCREVGLAFQIHTTIMDWNESEIEAITDFAVAEGAVAHHFFFLVPTGRAVTIEAETLKAQAYEDTLTRILNKQKEVSIELKPTCAPQFMRIAKQMGLKMRFGRGCLAGTSYCIISPKGQVQPCAYLNIPLGDVRETPFDEIWRNNEVLNELRTLNYKGGCGECPFKQACGGCRARAAYYNDGDYMAEEPWCLYHGRTGQK
- a CDS encoding iron-containing alcohol dehydrogenase: MLNFFMPTRVLCGIDCLKDHSNVFTTLGSRAFIVTGKKSSAQNGSLNDVRFILEQNNIHYTLYNEINSNPSIQEVQEAAKIAQKTNPSFIIGIGGGSPLDAAKAIAILAKNNIDEKQLFSGIYNQPPLPIIAIPTTAGTGSEVTPYAVLTDNLNETKKSINSPAIFPKVAFLDAKYTMKLPQEITINTAIDALSHALEGYLSAKATETSNIFAEKALKILGKVLPKTLGTLTLEDRIELLYASMLAGVVISQTGTTAVHAMGYSLTFYKNIEHGKANGLLLYQYLSFINNYQHELINKVLSLLNMQTITDFGVLLETLLGPKTSLSRNELSLFVAKTFQSPNVSNTKPLPNRQDIENILKNSFIIE